The Argopecten irradians isolate NY chromosome 6, Ai_NY, whole genome shotgun sequence genome has a window encoding:
- the LOC138325837 gene encoding LOW QUALITY PROTEIN: growth/differentiation factor 8-like (The sequence of the model RefSeq protein was modified relative to this genomic sequence to represent the inferred CDS: inserted 1 base in 1 codon; deleted 2 bases in 1 codon), with the protein MLSHTSSGNRAFGRSDNSRVXVTMGYAAVFTILYLVVITDFVMSSPRRSERQTGKRFFGSYFRRDSRNDAQEIARVKQITSITKSNSEEKGTLTLDDSEVLTKRTNIGESEDYPQNATLDLSNDTKSFLSESELDVDDTRISENTTDSVLPDGVKQQLSNTTDSVLPDGVIQQLSGTTETRPQNKVDMMKLREQQHVENIKRRVLEKLRLDAPPKLNGPRPALPFKYLQQQYMSDGMDRRRRHRTHPNFYARKKQVVVMGSDVTAECINKKGTGCYHFDVEDKVNPKDIYSAEIWIYKLFHHHDPHIQTFIMSELKQDQKGRRRPKNMVNRLETPIKYGWLKINVKKSVIRWLQKPRQNDGISILCRSCIRKNPRTIFSFKNDTRPFLVITTKKGHNVRQRRSTPHECTESSTECCLKPLTINFHEIGWDSMISPASFEANYCYGSCEGQHKAHYNHTQMVQDHRWNQEEWNMMRQLTPCCAPISYSSLSIMYIDNNDLEVAFVPNMIATACGCV; encoded by the exons ATGTTAAGCCATACTTCGTCGGGGAACCGT GCTTTTGGTCGGTCAGATAATTCGCGTG TAGTGACCATGGGGTATGCTGCtgtatttacaattttatatcTTGTAGTCATAACAGATTTTGTGATGTCTTCTCCAAGAAGATCAGAGAGGCAAACTGGAAAAAGATTTTTTGGTTCTTACTTTCGTCGAGACTCCAGGAATGACGCTCAGGAAATTGCGAGAGTCAAACAAATTACCAGTATTACAAAGTCGAACTCAGAAGAAAAGGGAACCTTAACTTTGGATGATAGTGAGGTTTtaacaaaaagaacaaatatagGCGAATCAGAAGACTACCCACAAAATGCAACGTTAGACTTAAGTAATGACACAAAATCCTTTTTGAGTGAATCGGAATTGGACGTTGATGATACAAGAATTAGTGAAAACACAACAGATTCTGTTTTACCTGACGGTGTAAAACAACAACTAAGTAACACAACAGATTCTGTTTTACCTGACGGTGTAATACAACAACTAAGTGGGACCACTGAAACACGTCCACAGAATAAGGTGGATATGATGAAACTCAGAGAACAGCAGCATGTTGAAAACATAAAACGACGTGTTCTGGAAAAACTACGACTGGACGCTCCGCCTAAACTTAACGGACCACGTCCAGCGTTACCATTCAAATACCTACAGCAGCAGTACATGAGTGATGGGATGGATAGGCGAAGGCGACACAGGACACATCCGAACTTCTACGCCAGGAAAAAACAAGTAGTCGTGATGGGCTCGGACG TGACGGCCGAATGTATCAACAAGAAAGGCACCGGCTGTTACCACTTTGACGTGGAGGACAAGGTGAACCCAAAGGACATATACTCGGCCGAGATCTGGATCTACAAACTATTCCATCATCACGACCCACACATTCAAACATTTATTATGTCAGAACTGAAACAGGACCAAAAGGGCAGGCGTCGTCCTAAAAATATGGTAAACAGGCTGGAAACACCGATCAAGTACGGCTGGCTGAAGATAAATGTGAAGAAGTCGGTCATACGCTGGCTTCAGAAGCCACGACAGAATGATGGAATCTCTATCCTATGTAGAAGTTGTATACGAAAAAATCCAAGGACaatatttagttttaaaaatGACACGAGACCCTTCTTAGTGATAACAACTAAGAAAGGACACAATGTTAGACAAAGAAGAAGCACACCCCACGAGTGCACGGAAAGTTCAACAGAATGCTGTCTGAAGCCCCTCACCATCAACTTCCACGAGATTGGCTGGGACAGCATGATAAGTCCGGCATCATTTGAAGCCAACTACTGTTACGGCTCGTGCGaag GACAGCACAAGGCCCACTATAACCATACCCAGATGGTACAGGACCATCGCTGGAACCAGGAGGAATGGAACATGATGAGACAGCTCACACCATGCTGTGCCCCCATATCTTACAGCTCATTATCCATCATGTACATCGACAACAATGACTTAGAGGTGGCTTTTGTCCCCAACATGATTGCAACTGCATGTGGATGCGTgtaa